A genomic stretch from Scomber scombrus chromosome 8, fScoSco1.1, whole genome shotgun sequence includes:
- the b3galt2 gene encoding beta-1,3-galactosyltransferase 2 yields the protein MQWRRRHCCPIKMTWTVKRSLFRTHVAGLLSLALLFTLFLFFSHQDWLPGRSGPRENPLAYTVRGFRSPKGEVNQSSSLRSLWRETGYVAPKPLLNLSSQQAEGPVGEAGGGGGLGGGGGARMGVMGLGDSMSTNNSLQKEMGVGGRLSAQPYRYILNEPFKCRDNTPFLILLIAAEPGQADARNAIRQTWGNESIAMGLGFIRLFLLGMGKSSDTFLQSSIEEESRIHHDIIQQEYQDTYYNLTIKTLMGMNWVATYCPRVSYVMKTDSDMFVNTEYLIQKLLKPELPPKQRYFTGYLMRGYAPNRNKDSKWYMPPELYPSERYPIFCSGTGYVFSGDMAEQIYQASLSIRRLHLEDVYVGICLAKLRIDPAPPPNEFLFNHWRVSYSSCKYSHLITSHQFHPNELIKFWNHLQSNKHNACINMAKEKNGRGRHRRFHGERPP from the coding sequence ATGCAGTGGAGACGGCGGCACTGCTGTCCCATCAAGATGACCTGGACGGTCAAGCGTTCGCTATTCCGGACCCATGTGGCTGGCCTCCTCTCTCTGGCCCTGCTCTTCACCCTCTTCCTATTTTTCAGCCACCAGGACTGGCTGCCTGGACGCAGTGGGCCCCGGGAAAACCCACTGGCCTACACCGTCAGGGGCTTCCGTAGCCCCAAGGGAGAAGTGAACCAGAGCAGCTCCCTGAGGAGCCTGTGGAGGGAGACGGGTTATGTAGCACCAAAGCCTCTGCTCAACCTCAGCTCTCAGCAGGCAGAGGGGCCAGTGGgagaggctggaggaggaggaggactgggCGGAGGGGGCGGAGCCAGGATGGGTGTAATGGGACTTGGGGACTCCATGAGCACCAACAACAGTTTACAGAAGGAGATGGGTGTGGGAGGAAGACTTAGTGCGCAGCCCTACCGCTACATCCTGAACGAACCTTTCAAGTGCAGGGACAATACGCCATTCCTCATCCTGCTCATTGCAGCCGAACCCGGCCAGGCTGATGCCCGCAATGCGATTCGGCAGACATGGGGGAATGAGAGTATAGCAATGGGCCTAGGGTTCATTCGTCTGTTCTTGCTCGGCATGGGAAAGAGCTCGGACACCTTCCTCCAGAGCAGCATAGAGGAGGAAAGCCGTATTCACCATGACATTATCCAACAGGAATATCAGGACACTTATTACAATCTGACAATTAAAACCCTAATGGGCATGAACTGGGTGGCTACCTATTGCCCACGCGTCTCTTATGTGATGAAGACAGACAGTGACATGTTTGTCAATACTGAGTATCTCATCCAGAAGCTGTTGAAGCCTGAGCTGCCTCCCAAGCAAAGGTACTTCACCGGTTACCTGATGAGAGGCTATGCACCAAACCGAAACAAGGACAGCAAGTGGTACATGCCACCAGAGCTGTACCCAAGCGAGCGCTACCCGATATTCTGCTCTGGCACAGGATACGTGTTCTCAGGGGACATGGCCGAGCAGATCTACCAGGCCTCTCTAAGCATACGCAGGCTGCACCTGGAGGATGTATACGTTGGGATATGCCTGGCGAAGTTGCGCATTGACCCGGCGCCGCCACCCAATGAATTCCTCTTCAACCATTGGCGGGTGTCTTACTCCAGTTGTAAGTACAGCCACCTGATCACGTCCCATCAGTTCCACCCTAATGAACTCATCAAGTTTTGGAACCA